A part of Halogeometricum sp. S3BR5-2 genomic DNA contains:
- a CDS encoding BREX protein BrxB domain-containing protein, with protein MTGTPYRAFKEKLCTFAEGQAGIRNPFVIVAVEPEIEHQTVDRLSGWATGSDEPPSIDEDISIQPIWLDELLPQTKVYNLCVALGSETSPERIEDTMQDRLAEELVQEMVENEIDEEHLKQQNHVVLLLNIGSLYPFTRASELFDELDRRNVRSTIGIPYPGDDVGGKLSFFDGDSRHYYPAHQIPGPITEKHLQQ; from the coding sequence ATGACCGGCACACCGTACCGTGCGTTCAAGGAGAAGCTCTGTACGTTCGCTGAAGGCCAGGCGGGTATCCGAAACCCGTTCGTTATTGTGGCCGTCGAACCCGAAATCGAACATCAAACTGTTGACCGACTCAGTGGTTGGGCGACAGGGTCTGACGAGCCACCAAGCATTGATGAAGACATCTCTATCCAACCGATCTGGCTCGACGAACTGCTTCCGCAGACCAAGGTGTATAATCTGTGCGTTGCACTCGGGAGCGAGACGAGCCCGGAACGCATCGAGGACACGATGCAGGATCGGCTCGCCGAAGAGCTCGTCCAAGAGATGGTCGAGAACGAGATCGACGAAGAGCATCTGAAACAACAGAACCACGTCGTCCTGCTCCTCAATATCGGGAGTCTCTACCCGTTTACACGTGCCTCTGAACTCTTCGACGAACTCGACCGTCGGAACGTCAGATCGACCATCGGGATTCCGTACCCTGGCGATGACGTCGGCGGGAAGTTGAGCTTCTTCGACGGAGATTCACGACATTACTACCCGGCGCACCAGATCCCGGGTCCGATTACAGAGAAACACCTCCAACAATGA